A genome region from Neisseria meningitidis includes the following:
- the dapA gene encoding 4-hydroxy-tetrahydrodipicolinate synthase, translating into MLQGSLVALITPMNQDGSIHYEQLRDLIDWHIENGTDGIVAVGTTGESATLSVEEHTAVIEAVVKHVAKRVPVIAGTGANNTVEAIALSQAAEKAGADYTLSVVPYYNKPSQEGMYRHFKAVAETAAIPMILYNVPGRTVVSMNNETILRLAEIPNIVGVKEASGNIGSNIELINRAPEGFAVLSGDDHTALPFMLCGGHGVITVAANAAPKLFADMCRAALQGDIALARELNNRLIPIYDTMFCEPSPAAPKWAVSALGRCEPHVRLPLVPLTEGGQAKVRAALKASGQL; encoded by the coding sequence CCGATGAATCAAGACGGCAGCATCCATTACGAACAACTCCGCGATTTGATCGACTGGCACATTGAAAACGGCACGGACGGCATCGTTGCCGTCGGCACGACAGGCGAATCCGCCACCCTCTCCGTCGAAGAACACACCGCCGTCATCGAAGCCGTCGTCAAACACGTTGCCAAACGCGTCCCCGTCATCGCCGGCACAGGGGCAAACAACACCGTCGAAGCCATCGCCCTTTCCCAAGCCGCCGAAAAAGCCGGGGCGGACTACACCCTCTCCGTCGTCCCCTATTACAACAAACCTTCGCAAGAAGGCATGTACCGCCATTTCAAAGCCGTTGCCGAAACCGCCGCGATTCCGATGATACTCTACAACGTTCCCGGCAGAACCGTCGTCAGCATGAACAACGAAACCATCCTGCGCCTTGCCGAAATCCCCAACATCGTCGGCGTGAAAGAAGCCAGCGGCAACATCGGCAGCAACATCGAACTCATCAACCGCGCGCCCGAAGGCTTCGCCGTCCTTTCCGGCGACGACCATACCGCCCTGCCGTTCATGCTGTGCGGCGGACACGGCGTGATTACCGTAGCCGCCAACGCCGCACCCAAGCTCTTTGCCGATATGTGCCGCGCCGCGCTTCAAGGCGATATCGCCCTCGCACGCGAGCTCAACAACCGGCTGATTCCGATTTACGACACCATGTTCTGCGAACCCAGCCCCGCCGCACCGAAATGGGCGGTATCCGCCTTGGGCAGATGCGAACCGCACGTCCGCCTGCCGCTCGTTCCGCTGACGGAAGGCGGACAGGCAAAAGTCCGCGCCGCCCTGAAAGCCTCAGGACAACTTTAA
- the bamC gene encoding outer membrane protein assembly factor BamC, with translation MPSEAFRRHNATNTLISITQDDTMTHIKPVIAALALIGLAACSGSKTEQPKLDYQSRSHRLIKLEVPPDLNNPDQGNLYRLPAGSGAVRASDLEKRRTPAVQQPADAEVLKSVKGVRLERDGSQRWLVVDGKSHAEIWPLLKAFWQENGFDIKSEEPAIGQMETEWAENRAKIPQDSLRRLFDTVGLGGIYSTGERDKFIVRIEQGKNGVSDIFFAHKAMKEVYGGKDKDTTVWQPSPSDPNLEAAFLTRFMQYLGVDGQQAENASAKKPTLPAANEMARIEGKSLIVLGDYGRNWRRTVLALDRIGLTVVGQNTERHAFLVQKAPNESNAVTEQKPGLFKRLLGKGKAEKPAEQPELIVYAEPVANGSRIVLLNKDGSAYAGKDASALLGKLHSELR, from the coding sequence ATGCCGTCTGAAGCGTTCAGACGGCATAACGCAACAAACACTTTAATATCCATCACACAGGATGACACGATGACCCATATCAAACCCGTCATTGCCGCGCTCGCACTCATCGGGCTTGCCGCCTGCTCCGGCAGCAAAACCGAACAGCCCAAGCTCGACTACCAAAGCCGGTCGCACCGCCTGATCAAACTCGAAGTCCCACCTGATTTGAACAACCCCGACCAAGGCAACCTCTACCGCCTGCCTGCCGGTTCGGGCGCCGTCCGCGCCAGCGATTTGGAAAAACGCCGCACACCCGCCGTCCAACAGCCTGCCGATGCCGAAGTATTGAAAAGCGTCAAAGGTGTCCGCCTCGAGCGCGACGGCAGCCAACGCTGGCTCGTTGTCGACGGCAAGTCTCATGCCGAAATCTGGCCGCTCCTGAAAGCCTTTTGGCAGGAAAACGGCTTCGACATCAAATCCGAAGAACCCGCCATCGGACAAATGGAAACCGAGTGGGCGGAAAACCGTGCCAAAATCCCCCAAGACAGCTTGCGCCGCCTATTCGACACAGTCGGTTTGGGCGGCATCTACTCCACCGGCGAGCGCGACAAATTCATCGTCCGTATCGAACAGGGCAAAAACGGCGTTTCCGACATCTTCTTCGCCCACAAAGCCATGAAAGAAGTGTACGGCGGCAAAGACAAAGACACGACCGTATGGCAGCCCTCCCCGTCCGATCCCAACCTCGAAGCCGCTTTCCTGACGCGCTTTATGCAATATTTGGGCGTTGACGGACAGCAGGCGGAAAACGCATCGGCAAAAAAACCTACCCTTCCCGCCGCCAACGAAATGGCGCGTATCGAAGGCAAAAGCCTGATTGTCTTAGGCGACTACGGCAGAAACTGGCGGCGCACCGTGCTCGCCCTCGACCGCATCGGGCTGACCGTCGTCGGTCAAAACACCGAACGCCACGCTTTCCTGGTTCAAAAAGCCCCGAACGAAAGCAATGCAGTTACCGAACAAAAACCCGGCCTGTTCAAACGCCTGCTGGGCAAAGGCAAAGCGGAGAAACCTGCCGAACAGCCGGAACTGATTGTCTATGCCGAGCCTGTCGCCAACGGCTCGCGCATCGTCCTGCTCAACAAAGACGGCAGCGCATATGCCGGCAAAGACGCATCCGCATTATTGGGCAAACTCCATTCCGAACTGCGTTAA
- the pip gene encoding prolyl aminopeptidase: MYEIKQPFHSGYLQVSEIHQIYWEESGNPDGVPVIFLHGGPGAGASPECRGFFNPDVFRIVIIDQRGCGRSRPYACAEDNTTWDLVADIEKVREMLGIRKWLVFGCSWGSTLSLAYAQTHPERVKGLVLRGIFLCRPSETAWLNEAGGVSRIYPEQWQKFVAPIAENRRNRLIEAYHGLLFHQDEEVCLSAAKAWADWESYLIRFEPEEVDEDAYASLAIARLENHYFVNGGWLQGDRAILNNIGKIRHIPTIIVQGRYDLCTPMQSAWALSKAFPEAELRVVQAGHRAFDPPLVDALVQAVEDILPHLL; the protein is encoded by the coding sequence ATGTATGAGATAAAACAGCCTTTTCATAGCGGATACTTGCAGGTGTCTGAAATTCATCAAATTTATTGGGAAGAGTCGGGCAATCCCGACGGTGTGCCGGTCATTTTTTTACATGGCGGGCCGGGCGCGGGGGCTTCGCCTGAATGTCGGGGTTTTTTCAATCCCGATGTGTTCCGCATCGTCATCATCGACCAGCGCGGTTGCGGACGTTCGCGCCCGTATGCTTGTGCGGAAGACAATACGACTTGGGATTTGGTGGCGGATATTGAAAAAGTCCGTGAAATGCTGGGTATCAGGAAATGGCTGGTGTTCGGCTGTTCGTGGGGCAGCACTTTGTCGCTGGCTTATGCCCAAACCCATCCTGAACGGGTAAAGGGATTGGTATTGCGCGGGATATTTTTGTGCAGGCCGTCTGAAACGGCGTGGCTGAACGAGGCGGGCGGTGTGAGCCGGATTTATCCGGAACAATGGCAAAAATTTGTCGCGCCGATTGCTGAAAATCGGCGGAACCGGCTGATTGAGGCGTATCACGGATTGCTGTTTCATCAAGATGAAGAAGTGTGCCTGTCTGCCGCAAAGGCTTGGGCGGATTGGGAAAGCTATCTGATCCGTTTCGAGCCGGAGGAAGTGGATGAAGATGCTTATGCCTCACTGGCAATCGCGCGTTTGGAAAACCATTATTTTGTCAACGGCGGCTGGTTGCAGGGCGATAGGGCGATTTTGAACAATATCGGCAAAATACGGCATATCCCGACCATTATCGTGCAGGGGCGGTATGATTTGTGTACGCCGATGCAGAGTGCGTGGGCGCTGTCGAAAGCCTTTCCCGAAGCGGAATTGAGGGTGGTTCAGGCAGGGCATCGTGCGTTCGATCCGCCTTTGGTGGATGCGTTGGTTCAGGCAGTTGAGGATATTTTGCCCCATTTGTTGTAA
- a CDS encoding opacity family porin codes for MQPPKNLLFSSLLFSSLLFSSAAQAASEDGSRSPYYVQADLAYAAERITHDYPQATGANNTSTVSDYFRNIRTHSIHPRVSVGYDFGDWRIAADYASYRKWNDNKYSVNTKNVQVNKSNGNRQDLKTENQENGTFHAVSSLGLSAVYDFNTGSRFKPYAGVRVAYGHVRHSIDSTKKTTNVLTVPTNIPGGTPTIYNQGSTQDAYHESHSIRRLGLGVVAGVGFDITPKLTLDTGYRYHNWGRLENTRFKTHEVSLGVRYRF; via the coding sequence ATCCAGCCCCCAAAAAACCTTCTCTTCTCTTCTCTTCTCTTCTCTTCTCTTCTCTTCTCTTCCGCAGCGCAGGCGGCAAGTGAAGACGGCAGCCGCAGCCCGTATTATGTGCAGGCGGATTTAGCCTACGCCGCCGAACGCATTACCCACGATTATCCGCAAGCAACCGGTGCAAACAACACAAGCACAGTAAGCGATTATTTCAGAAACATCCGTACGCATTCCATCCACCCTCGGGTGTCGGTCGGCTACGATTTCGGCGACTGGAGGATAGCGGCAGATTATGCCAGTTACAGAAAATGGAACGACAATAAATATTCCGTCAACACAAAAAATGTGCAGGTGAATAAAAGCAATGGCAACAGGCAAGACCTGAAGACGGAAAATCAGGAAAACGGTACATTCCACGCCGTCTCCTCGCTCGGCTTGTCCGCCGTTTACGATTTCAATACCGGTTCCCGCTTCAAACCCTATGCAGGCGTGCGCGTCGCCTACGGACATGTTAGACACAGCATCGATTCGACCAAAAAAACAACAAATGTTCTTACCGTCCCCACCAATATTCCTGGCGGAACACCTACGATTTATAATCAGGGAAGTACGCAAGACGCCTATCACGAAAGCCACAGCATCCGCCGCTTGGGTCTTGGTGTCGTCGCCGGTGTCGGTTTCGACATCACGCCCAAGCTGACTTTAGACACCGGATACCGCTACCACAACTGGGGACGCTTGGAAAACACCCGCTTCAAAACCCACGAAGTCTCATTGGGCGTGCGCTACCGCTTCTGA
- the yciA gene encoding acyl-CoA thioester hydrolase YciA, with protein sequence MQHEEGNRQRPQGELLLRTVAMPRDTNPNQDIFGGWIMSQMDLGGGILAAEIARGRIVTVAVQEMNFIRPVKVGNVVCCYGHCVRVGNTSLQLKVEVWVKTLMNDCVTEDRHLVTEAVFTYVAIDAEGNPRPIPKEGNPILAGLLPTP encoded by the coding sequence ATGCAGCACGAAGAAGGCAACCGCCAACGCCCTCAAGGCGAACTGCTCCTGCGTACCGTCGCTATGCCGCGCGATACCAATCCCAACCAAGACATTTTCGGCGGCTGGATTATGTCGCAGATGGATTTGGGCGGCGGCATATTGGCGGCGGAAATCGCGCGGGGACGCATCGTTACCGTCGCCGTTCAGGAAATGAACTTCATCCGCCCGGTCAAGGTCGGCAACGTCGTCTGCTGCTACGGGCATTGCGTCCGCGTGGGCAATACTTCCCTCCAGCTTAAAGTCGAAGTCTGGGTGAAAACTTTGATGAACGATTGCGTTACCGAAGACCGCCACCTCGTAACCGAAGCCGTGTTCACTTATGTCGCCATCGATGCGGAAGGCAATCCGCGCCCGATTCCGAAAGAAGGCAACCCCATATTGGCGGGCTTATTGCCTACTCCGTAA